The genomic DNA TCTAACCTCTTTTCCCCAAAGTTGTTTGTGTGCCGTTGTCCGTAGTGCCTGAGTTAAGGAAAAGTGTTGATTTCTAATTCATTTAAGTTAACAAAAAGGACGCAATTAGGCTTTGAAGAGTATGACTGCTGAACAAATTGCAAAATAAAGACTTTTGCTCTTGCCATTTGCCAGAAGCTTGCTATAGTAATCTCAACTTTACTCGCTCCGGTGATTAGAACAGAATGAGTCCTTTAATAAAGTGATTCATTCGATCGCGTTATAGAACGCAATAGAAGTAGTGGGTGTCTCGACAAAATTCAGGCAATTTGATTTCAGTTGTGTGGTGTCTAGCGGGATTGTCTTCGGGAAAACAATTCATCGCTTAATCATTGGACGACGTTAACCCAATGGAAGGCGCATCAATCGCCAGGGGTAAAGTCAGCCTCTATTGCTTAACTCTCTCTAAAGTTATGCTTGGCTCCGGCAAAACTCCTGTAGATTAGCCTTAAACAGAAGATATCGTGTCATTAATGCGAGATCTTTTGCACAGGAAACGTTAGCCAGGGTTTAGGTTTCAGAGCGGGTTGCTTGAGTGCATTGAAGATTCAGCGAAGATTCAGCACAGGATTGCGATCGCTTTAATGCTCCCAACTTTAACGTTCCTTCTCGTGTAGGTCGATCATCCTCCGGAAATTCATTCTTGTGATTCACCTTCAGGACAGCAAAAGTTAAATGATTCTTTAGATCAGGAAAAATCTTCTGACTAAACGGCATCTCATACCGCTCATTAGTTTCGTTAATTCTGATACTTAAGCTCTTACAAAAGCTTTTTACAAATTGAAGCTTTTCGTTGATCTAGCTCGTAACCTTATTCTATTTCTGACTCAGACAAACGCATGACAAACAGCCTTATGGACATGACAAACTCCCTTCAGCTAATGACCTACGACGAGCCAGATTTGCTCCACCATAATCCAATTGATCTGCGATCGATCGAGCAAGTCGAAGCGCAGTCAACGGCGGAAGATGGCGGAGTCATGGTCGAATTTGATTCCAACGAAATTGAGGAATTGTTAACCAACCCTGCCTCTGGATACCGCAAAACGGTGTCGGATGATGCAGTGGGAGCATTCTTCAAGGAAATGGCACGCTATCCGCTGCTGAAGCCCGATGAAGAGATTGAACTGGCACGGCGCGTTAAGTTCCTGGCAGATGTGGAAACGCTGCGGAACCGTCTGCAAAAGCAGCTTGGACAAGCCCCCACAAAGAAGGACATCGCGGCAGCTCTGGAACTGTCCGAACGGCAGCTTGAGCATCGGCTGTATCTGAGCCGGGTGGCAAAACGGAAAATGATTCGCTCGAACCTGCGGCTGGTGGTGTCGATCGCCAAACGCTATTTGAACCGAGGCGTACCGTTCCTGGATCTGATTCAGGAGGGGGCACTGGGGCTAAACCGCGCCACTGAAAAGTTTGATCCCGATAAGGGCTACAAGTTCTCAACCTATGCGTACTGGTGGATTCGCCAGGGGATCACCCGCACGATCGCCAATGATGCCCGCACGATTCGTCTGCCGATTCACATTGTCGAAAAGCTGAACAAGCTCAAAAAAGCGCACCGGGAACTGCGGAAGGAACTCAACCGCAACCCCACGGAAGCGGAACTGGCGGAAGCTCTGGAAATGACTCCGGAACAGCTTCGTAATTTGCAGCAGGTTCGGCGGCGATCGCTCTCCCTCAACCATAGAGTCGGTAAGGGCGAAGATACAGAACTGATGGAGCTGCTGGAAGACAACAGCACCCAATCGCCGGAAGCTCAGATGAGTGAAGCGATGATGCGCCAGGAAATCTACTCTGTATTAGGGGAAGTCCTGACGGAGCGGGAACGGGATATTATTGCGCTGCGCTATGGCCTGACCACGGGCGAAACCCATACTCTGGAGGAAGTTGGTGGCATCTTCAACCTGTCACGGGAGCGGGTGCGGCAAATTCAAACCAAAGCGATGCGGAAGCTGCGTCGTCCCCAGGTGGCGGCTCGTCTGAAAAGCTGGCTGCGGTAGGGGATTGCTGGATGGGTGAAGTCGGGTTTGCCAGACTGGGCGAGCAAGATGCCCATTTGACAAGAAATTATCCCCAGGGAATTGGGGTGCGATCGGTCTCATGGATTGAGATTTATTCATTGAAGAGATGAATCGATCGCATTGATTCCTGTTCCGGATTGGGGGCATAATCAATTGCCAAATTTCTAGCATTTTTGGATTGAAATCTGCCCCATGACTTCTGCTCAACCCACCCAACTTTTGATCCGTGCGGCACAACCCAATGACGTCGCGGATATTTTTGACTTGATTAAAGCTTTGGCGGAGTACGAAAAGCTGTCCCATCAGGTGACAGGCAATATTGAGCTGCTGAAGCAGCATTTGTTTGGCAATCGTCCCTGCATTGAGGCGATCGTGGCGGATATCGGCGGAAACTCTGTGGGGTTTGCTCTGTTTTTCACTAGCTATTCTACTTTTCTGACCAAGCCCGGACTCTATCTGGAAGATCTGTTTGTGCTGCCCGAATATCGGGGACAGGGGATCGGGAAGGCGCTACTCTCCCACCTTGCCAAACTGGTACGGGAGCGGGACTACGGACGACTGGAATGGAGTGTTTTAGACTGGAATGCTCCGGCGATCGGCTTTTATGAACGCATGGGGGCAACGGTGCTGCCCGACTGGAGAATCTGCCGCGTCACGGGTGAGGCGATCGGGCAACTGGCAGATAGGGATTAAGCGATCGAAATTCGGGATTCCGGGCGAGAACTGGGCAGCGTTACGGTAAAAGTCGTGCCCTGGTTAACGGTGCTTTCTAGCTGAATTTGTCCGTGGTGATTTTCGACGATGACTTTGGCAATCGCCAATCCCAGTCCCGATCCGGTAGTTTTGCCGCTGGTCTTGTTACCAGGGGAACTGCGGGCGGGATCAACGCGATAGAAGCGATCGAACAGGAGGGGCAGCGATTCTGTCGGGATGCCAATGCCCGTGTCCTTTACCTGGATTTGGAGGATGCCGTTGGGCTTCAGGCGTTGCAGCATGACTTCGACTTCGCCGTTTGCGGGGGTGTATTGGATTGCGTTACCAATCAGATTCGTGAACAGACGAGAAAGCTGATCCCGATCGCCCTGCATCCGGTAGCCTTCCTTATTCGTCGGGGGGTTGAAGCTGAGGGCAAGCTTTTTATCGGTGGCGATCGCCTGCTGTTCTTCGATGACTTCTTTGAGCAAATAATCCAGGTCGATCGGGTCGGACTTGAGGGGAGTAATGCCGCTGTCCTGCCGTGCCAGGAATAGTAGATCGTCTACCAGTCGTCCCAGGCGGCGCGTCAGCCGTTCGATCACCTGGAGCTGATCCTGCTGGAGCGAGGGATCGGGGTCGGCGAGGGCAACCTGAACGTTGGTTTGAATAACGGCGATCGGGTTTCGCAGTTCGTGGGAAGCATCGGCGGTAAACTGGCGCAACCGCTGATAGGAATCCTTGACGGGGGCGATCGCCAAACCGGACAGCAGCCAGCCAATTCCGGCAACCGCGATCAAACCGGCAATCATCCAGAGGCTCAGGTCGAGCATCAATTGGCGCGTGGGTTTTGTCACCTCAAACCAGGGATGGCTGACCCGCAAATAGCCCAACACCTGCCGCCCTATCTGCACCCGCTGCGTCACCTGCCGGAGTAGCTGATCGTCCTGGATTCGCACAGTTTCACCGCTGCTCGGACGCAAAGGCACATTGGGCGGAGTCGAGAAAGTAGACCACAGCACTTCCCCGGTGGGACTGAACCACTCCAGATCAATATGGTCATCCTCCACCGCTTCAGCATTGCTGCGAAAACTGGCTTCCAGGTTCACCTTCAGACGCGGATTCCCCAGCAGATCATCCGGATTCACAGGTTCGATCACGAGCGATCGCTGCACCACTTCCACGACATGGCTCAGAGTGTCATCAATGCGTTCAACCAGCGTGTTTCGCACGTAGGAATAAACGCCGATCGCAAACAGCAGCAGCAGAACCGCCGTTACCCCCGTGTACCAGATTGCCAGCCGTCGCCGCGTTGCCTGAAACATACCCTAGCTTTCCTTGCCTAGCTTCCCGAAGATGCGACAACTTCTTCCAGATCTTCCATTGAGTGAGGCTCA from Leptolyngbya ohadii IS1 includes the following:
- a CDS encoding RpoD/SigA family RNA polymerase sigma factor, yielding MTNSLMDMTNSLQLMTYDEPDLLHHNPIDLRSIEQVEAQSTAEDGGVMVEFDSNEIEELLTNPASGYRKTVSDDAVGAFFKEMARYPLLKPDEEIELARRVKFLADVETLRNRLQKQLGQAPTKKDIAAALELSERQLEHRLYLSRVAKRKMIRSNLRLVVSIAKRYLNRGVPFLDLIQEGALGLNRATEKFDPDKGYKFSTYAYWWIRQGITRTIANDARTIRLPIHIVEKLNKLKKAHRELRKELNRNPTEAELAEALEMTPEQLRNLQQVRRRSLSLNHRVGKGEDTELMELLEDNSTQSPEAQMSEAMMRQEIYSVLGEVLTERERDIIALRYGLTTGETHTLEEVGGIFNLSRERVRQIQTKAMRKLRRPQVAARLKSWLR
- a CDS encoding GNAT family N-acetyltransferase is translated as MTSAQPTQLLIRAAQPNDVADIFDLIKALAEYEKLSHQVTGNIELLKQHLFGNRPCIEAIVADIGGNSVGFALFFTSYSTFLTKPGLYLEDLFVLPEYRGQGIGKALLSHLAKLVRERDYGRLEWSVLDWNAPAIGFYERMGATVLPDWRICRVTGEAIGQLADRD
- a CDS encoding sensor histidine kinase; protein product: MFQATRRRLAIWYTGVTAVLLLLFAIGVYSYVRNTLVERIDDTLSHVVEVVQRSLVIEPVNPDDLLGNPRLKVNLEASFRSNAEAVEDDHIDLEWFSPTGEVLWSTFSTPPNVPLRPSSGETVRIQDDQLLRQVTQRVQIGRQVLGYLRVSHPWFEVTKPTRQLMLDLSLWMIAGLIAVAGIGWLLSGLAIAPVKDSYQRLRQFTADASHELRNPIAVIQTNVQVALADPDPSLQQDQLQVIERLTRRLGRLVDDLLFLARQDSGITPLKSDPIDLDYLLKEVIEEQQAIATDKKLALSFNPPTNKEGYRMQGDRDQLSRLFTNLIGNAIQYTPANGEVEVMLQRLKPNGILQIQVKDTGIGIPTESLPLLFDRFYRVDPARSSPGNKTSGKTTGSGLGLAIAKVIVENHHGQIQLESTVNQGTTFTVTLPSSRPESRISIA